The following proteins come from a genomic window of Rissa tridactyla isolate bRisTri1 chromosome 11, bRisTri1.patW.cur.20221130, whole genome shotgun sequence:
- the LOC128916013 gene encoding uncharacterized protein LOC128916013 — translation MPLLSWRKENKVVGRSCAPGPFGFAEMSTILKWFGREEKEKEDKDKEKDKEEEKEEKEKAEGEKEKDKKKRKKKEEEDKGDGEEDRSSSSSDSDSEDHGSDKDEKEDKD, via the exons ATGCCTCTTCTCTcgtggagaaaagaaaacaaagtg GTGGGACGGTCTTGTGCCCCAGGCCCCTTTGGCTTCGCTGAAATGTCGACAATCCTGAAAT GGTTTGGacgggaagaaaaggagaaagaggacaaggacaaggaaaaggacaaggaagaagagaaagaagaaaaggaaaaggctgagggagaaaaagagaaggacaaaaagaagaggaagaaaaaggaggaagaggacaaG GGAGACGGGGAAGaggacaggagcagcagcagctccgacAGCGACTCGGAG GACCACGGCAGTGACAAGGATGAGAAGGAAGACAAAGATTAG